One part of the Eulemur rufifrons isolate Redbay chromosome 16, OSU_ERuf_1, whole genome shotgun sequence genome encodes these proteins:
- the PAN2 gene encoding PAN2-PAN3 deadenylation complex catalytic subunit PAN2 isoform X8: MNFEGLDPGLAEYAPSMHSALDPVLDAHLNPSLLQNVELDPEGVALEALPVQESVHIMEGVYSELHSVVAEVGVPVSVSHFDLHEEMLWVGSHGGHATSFFGPALERYSSFQVNGSDDIRQIQSLENGILFLTKNNLKYMARGGLIIFDYLLDENEDMHSLLLTDSSTLLIGGLQNHILEIDLNTVQETQKYAVETPGVTIMRQTNRFFFCGHTSGKVSLRDLRTFKVEHEFDAFSGSLSDFDVHGNLLAACGFSSRLTGLACDRFLKVYDLRMMRAITPLQVHVDPAFLRFIPTYTSRLAIISQSGQCQFCEPTGLANPADIFHVNPVGPLLMTFDVSASKQALAFGDSEGCVHLWTDSPEPSFNPYSRETEFALPCLVDSLPPLDWSQDLLPLSLIPVPLTTDTLLSDWPAANSAPAPRRAPPVDAEILRTMKKVGFIGYAPNPRTRLRNQIPYRLKESDSEFDSFSQVTESPIGREEEPHLHMVSKKYRKVTIKYSKLGLEDFDFKHYNKTLFAGLEPHIPNAYCNCMIQVLYFLEPVRCLIQNHLCQKEFCLACELGFLFHMLDLSRGDPCQGNNFLRAFRTIPEASALGLILADSDEASGKGNLARLIQRWNRFILTQLHQDMQELEVPQAYRGAGGSFCSSGDSVIGHLFSCEMENCSLCRCGSETVRASSTLLFTLSYPDDKTGKNYDFAQVLKRSICLEQNTQAWCDNCEKYQPTIQTRNIRHLPDILVINCEVNSSKEADFWRMQAEVAFKMAVKKHGGEISKNKEFALADWKELGSPEGVLVCPSIEELKNIWLPFSIRMKMTKNKGLDVCNWTDGDEVQWGPARAEEEHGVYVYDLMATVVHILDSRTGGSLVAHIKVGETYHQRKEGVTHQQWYLFNDFLIEPIDKHEAVQFDMNWKVPAILYYVKRNLNSRYNLNIKNPIEASVLLAEASLARKQRKTHTTFIPLMLNEMPQVGDLVGLDAEFVTLNEEEAELRSDGTKSTIKPSQMSVARITCVRGQGPNEGIPFIDDYISTQEQVVDYLTQYSGIKPGDLDAKISSKHLTTLKSTYLKLRFLIDIGVKFVGHGLQKDFRVINLMVPKDQVLDTVYLFHMPRKRMISLRFLAWYFLDAAVFSSVLAL; this comes from the exons ATGAACTTTGAGGGTCTTGATCCTGGACTGGCAGAGTATGCTCCCAGCATGCATTCTGCCTTGGACCCTGTCCTGGATGCCCACCTGAACCCAAGTCTGCTACAGAATGTGGAGCTGGACCCAGAGGGAGTGGCCTTGGAGGCTCTTCCCGTCCAGGAGTCAGTGCACATAATGGAAGGTGTCTACTCTGAATTGCACAGTGTGGTGGCTGAAGTGGGTGTGCCTGTCTCCGTTTCCCACTTTGACTTGCACGAGGAGATGCTGTGGGTGGGGAGCCATGGG GGCCATGCCACTTCTTTTTTCGGCCCAGCTTTGGAGCGCTACTCATCCTTTCAGGTCAATGGCAGTGATGACATTCGGCAGATCCAGAGCCTGGAGAATGGTATCCTTTTTCTCACCAAGAACAACCTCAAGTATATGGCTCGTGGGGGCCTCATTATATTTGATTACTT GCTAGATGAGAATGAGGATATGCACAGTCTTCTACTGACTGACAGCAGTACTCTACTCATTGGTGGGTTGCAGAACCACATATTGGAGATTGATCTCAACACTGTTCAGGAGACTCAGAAG TATGCAGTTGAAACACCTGGAGTCACCATCATGAGACAGACAAATCGCTTCTTCTTCTGTGGCCACACGTCTGGCAAG GTTTCCCTGCGAGACCTCCGTACTTTTAAGGTGGAGCATGAGTTTGATGCCTTCTCAGGGAGTCTGTCAGATTTTGATGTGCATGGCAATCTACTGGCTGCCTGTGGCTTCTCCAGCCGTCTCACTGGCCTTGCCTGTGACCGTTTCCTCAAGGTGTATGATTTGCGCATGATGCGTGCCATCACACCACTTCAAGTACATGTGGATCCTGCCTTCTTGCGCTTCATTCCTACATATACTTCTCGTCTTGCTATCATTTCCCAGTCAG GCCAGTGCCAGTTCTGTGAGCCTACAGGCCTGGCCAACCCAGCAGACATCTTTCATGTGAATCCTGTGGGGCCTCTGCTAATGACCTTTGATGTGTCAGCCAGCAAGCAGGCCCTGGCCTTTGGGGATTCTGAGGGCTGTGTGCACCTCTGGACTGATTCCCCTGAGCCTTCCTTCAACCCCTACTCCCGTGAGACTGAGTTTGCTTTGCCCTGTCTCGTGGACTCACTGCCTCCTCTGGACTGGAGCCAGGACCTGCTGCCTCTTTCCCTCATCCCTGTCCCGCTCACCACTGACACACTTCTCTCCGATTGGCCTGCTGCCAACTCCGCTCCAGCTCCCAG GCGTGCACCACCTGTGGATGCAGAGATTCTACGCACCATGAAGAAGGTGGGCTTCATTGGCTATGCACCCAACCCCCGCACCAGGCTTCGCAATCAG ATTCCTTACCGACTCAAGGAGTCGGACAGTGAATTTGACAGCTTCAGCCAGGTCACTGAGTCACCGATAGGGCGGGAAGAGGAGCCACATCTCCACATGGTTTCTAAGAAATACCGCAAG GTGACCATCAAATATTCCAAGCTAGGGCTGGAGGACTTTGACTTCAAACACTACAATAAGACCCTGTTTGCTGGATTAGAGCCTCACATCCCCAATGCATACTGTAACTGTATGATCCAG GTGCTCTATTTCCTGGAGCCTGTTCGCTGTCTAATCCAGAACCACCTTTGCCAGAAGGAGTTCTGCCTGGCATGTGAGTTGGGCTTTCTCTTCCACATGTTGGACCTCTCTCGTGGTGACCCTTGCCAG GGCAATAATTTTCTTCGGGCATTCCGTACCATTCCTGAGGCCTCAGCCCTTGGTCTTATCCTGGCTGACTCAGATGAGGCTTCAGGCAAGGGCAATCTGGCCAGGCTCATTCAGAGGTGGAATCGCTTCATTCTCACTCAACTACATCAGGATATGCAGGAGCTGGAAGTACCACAGGCTTATAGAGGTGCTGGAGGCAG CTTTTGCTCATCGGGGGACTCTGTCATTGGGCACCTGTTCAGCTGTGAGATGGAGAACTGCAGCCTCTGCCGCTGTGGCAGTGAGACCGTGCGAGCCTCTTCCACCCTGCTCTTCACGCTCTCCTACCCTGACG ATAAAACCGGGAAGAACTATGACTTTGCTCAGGTGCTAAAGCGAAGCATCTGCCTGGAACAGAATACACAGGCCTGGTGTGACAACTGTGAAAAGTACCAGCCTACG ATTCAGACCCGTAACATCCGCCATCTGCCAGATATTCTTGTCATCAATTGTGAGGTAAACAGCTCAAAAGAGGCTGATTTCTGGAGAATGCAGGCTGAG GTTGCCTTCAAGATGGCAGTAAAGAAACATGGTGGGGAAATCTCCAAGAACAAGGAATTTGCTTTGGCTGATTG GAAGGAACTAGGGAGTCCAGAGGGTGTGCTGGTGTGTCCCTCCATTGAGGAGTTGAAGAATATCTGGCTTCCTTTCTCCATTCGCATGAAGATGACCAAGAACAAAGGGCTGGATGTTTGCAATTGGACTGATGGGGATGAGGTGCAG TGGGGCCcagccagggcagaggaggagcaTGGTGTCTATGTGTATGACCTGATGGCTACTGTGGTACACATCCTGGACTCACGCACAGGGGGCAGCCTGGTGGCTCACATCAAAGTTGGAGAGACCTACCACCAACGCAAGGAG GGCGTTACTCACCAGCAGTGGTATCTATTCAATGACTTTCTTATTGAACCTATTGATAAG caTGAAGCTGTACAGTTTGACATGAATTGGAAAGTACCTGCTATCCTTTATTATGTCAAAAGAAATCTCAATTCCAGATACAACCTGAACA TCAAGAACCCTATTGAGGCAAGTGTCCTACTGGCCGAAGCCTCCCTGGCACGGAAGCAGCGGAAAACACATACTACCTTTATTCCACTGATGCTGAATGAGATGCCACAGGTTGGGGACCTGGTGGGTCTGGATGCTGAGTTTGTCACTCTTAATGAG GAGGAAGCAGAGTTACGCAGTGATGGTACCAAGTCTACTATTAAACCAAGCCAGATGTCAGTAGCGAGAATTACCTGTGTCCGGGGGCAGGGACCCAATGAGGGTATCCCCTTCATTGATGACTACATCTCTACCCAGGAGCAG GTGGTAGATTACTTGACTCAATACTCGGGGATAAAGCCTGGAGACCTTGATGCCAAAATTTCCTCCAAGCACCTCACAACTCTGAAGTCTACTTACTTAAAGCTTCGTTTTCTCATCGACATTGGAGTCAAGTTTGTGGGCCATGGCCTGCAGAAGGACTTCCGGGTCATCAACCTCATG GTGCCCAAGGACCAAGTCCTTGACACTGTCTACCTGTTCCACATGCCCCGAAAACGAATGATTTCTTTGCGATTCCTTGCTTGGTACTTTCTGG ATGCAGCTGTCTTCTCCTCAGTGCTGGCGCTCTGA
- the PAN2 gene encoding PAN2-PAN3 deadenylation complex catalytic subunit PAN2 isoform X5, whose protein sequence is MNFEGLDPGLAEYAPSMHSALDPVLDAHLNPSLLQNVELDPEGVALEALPVQESVHIMEGVYSELHSVVAEVGVPVSVSHFDLHEEMLWVGSHGGHATSFFGPALERYSSFQVNGSDDIRQIQSLENGILFLTKNNLKYMARGGLIIFDYLLDENEDMHSLLLTDSSTLLIGGLQNHILEIDLNTVQETQKYAVETPGVTIMRQTNRFFFCGHTSGKVSLRDLRTFKVEHEFDAFSGSLSDFDVHGNLLAACGFSSRLTGLACDRFLKVYDLRMMRAITPLQVHVDPAFLRFIPTYTSRLAIISQSGQCQFCEPTGLANPADIFHVNPVGPLLMTFDVSASKQALAFGDSEGCVHLWTDSPEPSFNPYSRETEFALPCLVDSLPPLDWSQDLLPLSLIPVPLTTDTLLSDWPAANSAPAPRRAPPVDAEILRTMKKVGFIGYAPNPRTRLRNQIPYRLKESDSEFDSFSQVTESPIGREEEPHLHMVSKKYRKVTIKYSKLGLEDFDFKHYNKTLFAGLEPHIPNAYCNCMIQVLYFLEPVRCLIQNHLCQKEFCLACELGFLFHMLDLSRGDPCQGNNFLRAFRTIPEASALGLILADSDEASGKGNLARLIQRWNRFILTQLHQDMQELEVPQAYRGAGGSFCSSGDSVIGHLFSCEMENCSLCRCGSETVRASSTLLFTLSYPDDKTGKNYDFAQVLKRSICLEQNTQAWCDNCEKYQPTIQTRNIRHLPDILVINCEVNSSKEADFWRMQAEVAFKMAVKKHGGEISKNKEFALADWKELGSPEGVLVCPSIEELKNIWLPFSIRMKMTKNKGLDVCNWTDGDEVQWGPARAEEEHGVYVYDLMATVVHILDSRTGGSLVAHIKVGETYHQRKEGVTHQQWYLFNDFLIEPIDKHEAVQFDMNWKVPAILYYVKRNLNSRYNLNIKNPIEASVLLAEASLARKQRKTHTTFIPLMLNEMPQVGDLVGLDAEFVTLNEEEAELRSDGTKSTIKPSQMSVARITCVRGQGPNEGIPFIDDYISTQEQVVDYLTQYSGIKPGDLDAKISSKHLTTLKSTYLKLRFLIDIGVKFVGHGLQKDFRVINLMVPKDQVLDTVYLFHMPRKRMISLRFLAWYFLDLKIQGETHDSIEDARTALQLYRKYLELSKNGTEPESFHKVLKGLYEKGRKMDWKVPEPEGQTSPKNAAVFSSVLAL, encoded by the exons ATGAACTTTGAGGGTCTTGATCCTGGACTGGCAGAGTATGCTCCCAGCATGCATTCTGCCTTGGACCCTGTCCTGGATGCCCACCTGAACCCAAGTCTGCTACAGAATGTGGAGCTGGACCCAGAGGGAGTGGCCTTGGAGGCTCTTCCCGTCCAGGAGTCAGTGCACATAATGGAAGGTGTCTACTCTGAATTGCACAGTGTGGTGGCTGAAGTGGGTGTGCCTGTCTCCGTTTCCCACTTTGACTTGCACGAGGAGATGCTGTGGGTGGGGAGCCATGGG GGCCATGCCACTTCTTTTTTCGGCCCAGCTTTGGAGCGCTACTCATCCTTTCAGGTCAATGGCAGTGATGACATTCGGCAGATCCAGAGCCTGGAGAATGGTATCCTTTTTCTCACCAAGAACAACCTCAAGTATATGGCTCGTGGGGGCCTCATTATATTTGATTACTT GCTAGATGAGAATGAGGATATGCACAGTCTTCTACTGACTGACAGCAGTACTCTACTCATTGGTGGGTTGCAGAACCACATATTGGAGATTGATCTCAACACTGTTCAGGAGACTCAGAAG TATGCAGTTGAAACACCTGGAGTCACCATCATGAGACAGACAAATCGCTTCTTCTTCTGTGGCCACACGTCTGGCAAG GTTTCCCTGCGAGACCTCCGTACTTTTAAGGTGGAGCATGAGTTTGATGCCTTCTCAGGGAGTCTGTCAGATTTTGATGTGCATGGCAATCTACTGGCTGCCTGTGGCTTCTCCAGCCGTCTCACTGGCCTTGCCTGTGACCGTTTCCTCAAGGTGTATGATTTGCGCATGATGCGTGCCATCACACCACTTCAAGTACATGTGGATCCTGCCTTCTTGCGCTTCATTCCTACATATACTTCTCGTCTTGCTATCATTTCCCAGTCAG GCCAGTGCCAGTTCTGTGAGCCTACAGGCCTGGCCAACCCAGCAGACATCTTTCATGTGAATCCTGTGGGGCCTCTGCTAATGACCTTTGATGTGTCAGCCAGCAAGCAGGCCCTGGCCTTTGGGGATTCTGAGGGCTGTGTGCACCTCTGGACTGATTCCCCTGAGCCTTCCTTCAACCCCTACTCCCGTGAGACTGAGTTTGCTTTGCCCTGTCTCGTGGACTCACTGCCTCCTCTGGACTGGAGCCAGGACCTGCTGCCTCTTTCCCTCATCCCTGTCCCGCTCACCACTGACACACTTCTCTCCGATTGGCCTGCTGCCAACTCCGCTCCAGCTCCCAG GCGTGCACCACCTGTGGATGCAGAGATTCTACGCACCATGAAGAAGGTGGGCTTCATTGGCTATGCACCCAACCCCCGCACCAGGCTTCGCAATCAG ATTCCTTACCGACTCAAGGAGTCGGACAGTGAATTTGACAGCTTCAGCCAGGTCACTGAGTCACCGATAGGGCGGGAAGAGGAGCCACATCTCCACATGGTTTCTAAGAAATACCGCAAG GTGACCATCAAATATTCCAAGCTAGGGCTGGAGGACTTTGACTTCAAACACTACAATAAGACCCTGTTTGCTGGATTAGAGCCTCACATCCCCAATGCATACTGTAACTGTATGATCCAG GTGCTCTATTTCCTGGAGCCTGTTCGCTGTCTAATCCAGAACCACCTTTGCCAGAAGGAGTTCTGCCTGGCATGTGAGTTGGGCTTTCTCTTCCACATGTTGGACCTCTCTCGTGGTGACCCTTGCCAG GGCAATAATTTTCTTCGGGCATTCCGTACCATTCCTGAGGCCTCAGCCCTTGGTCTTATCCTGGCTGACTCAGATGAGGCTTCAGGCAAGGGCAATCTGGCCAGGCTCATTCAGAGGTGGAATCGCTTCATTCTCACTCAACTACATCAGGATATGCAGGAGCTGGAAGTACCACAGGCTTATAGAGGTGCTGGAGGCAG CTTTTGCTCATCGGGGGACTCTGTCATTGGGCACCTGTTCAGCTGTGAGATGGAGAACTGCAGCCTCTGCCGCTGTGGCAGTGAGACCGTGCGAGCCTCTTCCACCCTGCTCTTCACGCTCTCCTACCCTGACG ATAAAACCGGGAAGAACTATGACTTTGCTCAGGTGCTAAAGCGAAGCATCTGCCTGGAACAGAATACACAGGCCTGGTGTGACAACTGTGAAAAGTACCAGCCTACG ATTCAGACCCGTAACATCCGCCATCTGCCAGATATTCTTGTCATCAATTGTGAGGTAAACAGCTCAAAAGAGGCTGATTTCTGGAGAATGCAGGCTGAG GTTGCCTTCAAGATGGCAGTAAAGAAACATGGTGGGGAAATCTCCAAGAACAAGGAATTTGCTTTGGCTGATTG GAAGGAACTAGGGAGTCCAGAGGGTGTGCTGGTGTGTCCCTCCATTGAGGAGTTGAAGAATATCTGGCTTCCTTTCTCCATTCGCATGAAGATGACCAAGAACAAAGGGCTGGATGTTTGCAATTGGACTGATGGGGATGAGGTGCAG TGGGGCCcagccagggcagaggaggagcaTGGTGTCTATGTGTATGACCTGATGGCTACTGTGGTACACATCCTGGACTCACGCACAGGGGGCAGCCTGGTGGCTCACATCAAAGTTGGAGAGACCTACCACCAACGCAAGGAG GGCGTTACTCACCAGCAGTGGTATCTATTCAATGACTTTCTTATTGAACCTATTGATAAG caTGAAGCTGTACAGTTTGACATGAATTGGAAAGTACCTGCTATCCTTTATTATGTCAAAAGAAATCTCAATTCCAGATACAACCTGAACA TCAAGAACCCTATTGAGGCAAGTGTCCTACTGGCCGAAGCCTCCCTGGCACGGAAGCAGCGGAAAACACATACTACCTTTATTCCACTGATGCTGAATGAGATGCCACAGGTTGGGGACCTGGTGGGTCTGGATGCTGAGTTTGTCACTCTTAATGAG GAGGAAGCAGAGTTACGCAGTGATGGTACCAAGTCTACTATTAAACCAAGCCAGATGTCAGTAGCGAGAATTACCTGTGTCCGGGGGCAGGGACCCAATGAGGGTATCCCCTTCATTGATGACTACATCTCTACCCAGGAGCAG GTGGTAGATTACTTGACTCAATACTCGGGGATAAAGCCTGGAGACCTTGATGCCAAAATTTCCTCCAAGCACCTCACAACTCTGAAGTCTACTTACTTAAAGCTTCGTTTTCTCATCGACATTGGAGTCAAGTTTGTGGGCCATGGCCTGCAGAAGGACTTCCGGGTCATCAACCTCATG GTGCCCAAGGACCAAGTCCTTGACACTGTCTACCTGTTCCACATGCCCCGAAAACGAATGATTTCTTTGCGATTCCTTGCTTGGTACTTTCTGG ACCTGAAAATTCAAGGGGAGACTCATGACAGTATTGAGGATGCCCGTACAGCCCTTCAGCTCTACCGAAAGTATCTGGAACTAAGCAAGAATGGCACTGAGCCTGAGTCTTTCCACAAGGTGCTCAAGGGTCTTTACGAGAAGGGCCGAAAGATGGACTGGAAGGTGCCTGAGCCTGAGGGCCAGACAAGTCCCAAGA ATGCAGCTGTCTTCTCCTCAGTGCTGGCGCTCTGA
- the PAN2 gene encoding PAN2-PAN3 deadenylation complex catalytic subunit PAN2 isoform X7, translating to MNFEGLDPGLAEYAPSMHSALDPVLDAHLNPSLLQNVELDPEGVALEALPVQESVHIMEGVYSELHSVVAEVGVPVSVSHFDLHEEMLWVGSHGGHATSFFGPALERYSSFQVNGSDDIRQIQSLENGILFLTKNNLKYMARGGLIIFDYLLDENEDMHSLLLTDSSTLLIGGLQNHILEIDLNTVQETQKYAVETPGVTIMRQTNRFFFCGHTSGKVSLRDLRTFKVEHEFDAFSGSLSDFDVHGNLLAACGFSSRLTGLACDRFLKVYDLRMMRAITPLQVHVDPAFLRFIPTYTSRLAIISQSGQCQFCEPTGLANPADIFHVNPVGPLLMTFDVSASKQALAFGDSEGCVHLWTDSPEPSFNPYSRETEFALPCLVDSLPPLDWSQDLLPLSLIPVPLTTDTLLSDWPAANSAPAPRRAPPVDAEILRTMKKVGFIGYAPNPRTRLRNQIPYRLKESDSEFDSFSQVTESPIGREEEPHLHMVSKKYRKVTIKYSKLGLEDFDFKHYNKTLFAGLEPHIPNAYCNCMIQVLYFLEPVRCLIQNHLCQKEFCLACELGFLFHMLDLSRGDPCQGNNFLRAFRTIPEASALGLILADSDEASGKGNLARLIQRWNRFILTQLHQDMQELEVPQAYRGAGGSSFCSSGDSVIGHLFSCEMENCSLCRCGSETVRASSTLLFTLSYPDDKTGKNYDFAQVLKRSICLEQNTQAWCDNCEKYQPTIQTRNIRHLPDILVINCEVNSSKEADFWRMQAEVAFKMAVKKHGGEISKNKEFALADWKELGSPEGVLVCPSIEELKNIWLPFSIRMKMTKNKGLDVCNWTDGDEVQWGPARAEEEHGVYVYDLMATVVHILDSRTGGSLVAHIKVGETYHQRKEGVTHQQWYLFNDFLIEPIDKHEAVQFDMNWKVPAILYYVKRNLNSRYNLNIKNPIEASVLLAEASLARKQRKTHTTFIPLMLNEMPQVGDLVGLDAEFVTLNEEEAELRSDGTKSTIKPSQMSVARITCVRGQGPNEGIPFIDDYISTQEQVVDYLTQYSGIKPGDLDAKISSKHLTTLKSTYLKLRFLIDIGVKFVGHGLQKDFRVINLMVPKDQVLDTVYLFHMPRKRMISLRFLAWYFLDAAVFSSVLAL from the exons ATGAACTTTGAGGGTCTTGATCCTGGACTGGCAGAGTATGCTCCCAGCATGCATTCTGCCTTGGACCCTGTCCTGGATGCCCACCTGAACCCAAGTCTGCTACAGAATGTGGAGCTGGACCCAGAGGGAGTGGCCTTGGAGGCTCTTCCCGTCCAGGAGTCAGTGCACATAATGGAAGGTGTCTACTCTGAATTGCACAGTGTGGTGGCTGAAGTGGGTGTGCCTGTCTCCGTTTCCCACTTTGACTTGCACGAGGAGATGCTGTGGGTGGGGAGCCATGGG GGCCATGCCACTTCTTTTTTCGGCCCAGCTTTGGAGCGCTACTCATCCTTTCAGGTCAATGGCAGTGATGACATTCGGCAGATCCAGAGCCTGGAGAATGGTATCCTTTTTCTCACCAAGAACAACCTCAAGTATATGGCTCGTGGGGGCCTCATTATATTTGATTACTT GCTAGATGAGAATGAGGATATGCACAGTCTTCTACTGACTGACAGCAGTACTCTACTCATTGGTGGGTTGCAGAACCACATATTGGAGATTGATCTCAACACTGTTCAGGAGACTCAGAAG TATGCAGTTGAAACACCTGGAGTCACCATCATGAGACAGACAAATCGCTTCTTCTTCTGTGGCCACACGTCTGGCAAG GTTTCCCTGCGAGACCTCCGTACTTTTAAGGTGGAGCATGAGTTTGATGCCTTCTCAGGGAGTCTGTCAGATTTTGATGTGCATGGCAATCTACTGGCTGCCTGTGGCTTCTCCAGCCGTCTCACTGGCCTTGCCTGTGACCGTTTCCTCAAGGTGTATGATTTGCGCATGATGCGTGCCATCACACCACTTCAAGTACATGTGGATCCTGCCTTCTTGCGCTTCATTCCTACATATACTTCTCGTCTTGCTATCATTTCCCAGTCAG GCCAGTGCCAGTTCTGTGAGCCTACAGGCCTGGCCAACCCAGCAGACATCTTTCATGTGAATCCTGTGGGGCCTCTGCTAATGACCTTTGATGTGTCAGCCAGCAAGCAGGCCCTGGCCTTTGGGGATTCTGAGGGCTGTGTGCACCTCTGGACTGATTCCCCTGAGCCTTCCTTCAACCCCTACTCCCGTGAGACTGAGTTTGCTTTGCCCTGTCTCGTGGACTCACTGCCTCCTCTGGACTGGAGCCAGGACCTGCTGCCTCTTTCCCTCATCCCTGTCCCGCTCACCACTGACACACTTCTCTCCGATTGGCCTGCTGCCAACTCCGCTCCAGCTCCCAG GCGTGCACCACCTGTGGATGCAGAGATTCTACGCACCATGAAGAAGGTGGGCTTCATTGGCTATGCACCCAACCCCCGCACCAGGCTTCGCAATCAG ATTCCTTACCGACTCAAGGAGTCGGACAGTGAATTTGACAGCTTCAGCCAGGTCACTGAGTCACCGATAGGGCGGGAAGAGGAGCCACATCTCCACATGGTTTCTAAGAAATACCGCAAG GTGACCATCAAATATTCCAAGCTAGGGCTGGAGGACTTTGACTTCAAACACTACAATAAGACCCTGTTTGCTGGATTAGAGCCTCACATCCCCAATGCATACTGTAACTGTATGATCCAG GTGCTCTATTTCCTGGAGCCTGTTCGCTGTCTAATCCAGAACCACCTTTGCCAGAAGGAGTTCTGCCTGGCATGTGAGTTGGGCTTTCTCTTCCACATGTTGGACCTCTCTCGTGGTGACCCTTGCCAG GGCAATAATTTTCTTCGGGCATTCCGTACCATTCCTGAGGCCTCAGCCCTTGGTCTTATCCTGGCTGACTCAGATGAGGCTTCAGGCAAGGGCAATCTGGCCAGGCTCATTCAGAGGTGGAATCGCTTCATTCTCACTCAACTACATCAGGATATGCAGGAGCTGGAAGTACCACAGGCTTATAGAGGTGCTGGAGGCAG CAGCTTTTGCTCATCGGGGGACTCTGTCATTGGGCACCTGTTCAGCTGTGAGATGGAGAACTGCAGCCTCTGCCGCTGTGGCAGTGAGACCGTGCGAGCCTCTTCCACCCTGCTCTTCACGCTCTCCTACCCTGACG ATAAAACCGGGAAGAACTATGACTTTGCTCAGGTGCTAAAGCGAAGCATCTGCCTGGAACAGAATACACAGGCCTGGTGTGACAACTGTGAAAAGTACCAGCCTACG ATTCAGACCCGTAACATCCGCCATCTGCCAGATATTCTTGTCATCAATTGTGAGGTAAACAGCTCAAAAGAGGCTGATTTCTGGAGAATGCAGGCTGAG GTTGCCTTCAAGATGGCAGTAAAGAAACATGGTGGGGAAATCTCCAAGAACAAGGAATTTGCTTTGGCTGATTG GAAGGAACTAGGGAGTCCAGAGGGTGTGCTGGTGTGTCCCTCCATTGAGGAGTTGAAGAATATCTGGCTTCCTTTCTCCATTCGCATGAAGATGACCAAGAACAAAGGGCTGGATGTTTGCAATTGGACTGATGGGGATGAGGTGCAG TGGGGCCcagccagggcagaggaggagcaTGGTGTCTATGTGTATGACCTGATGGCTACTGTGGTACACATCCTGGACTCACGCACAGGGGGCAGCCTGGTGGCTCACATCAAAGTTGGAGAGACCTACCACCAACGCAAGGAG GGCGTTACTCACCAGCAGTGGTATCTATTCAATGACTTTCTTATTGAACCTATTGATAAG caTGAAGCTGTACAGTTTGACATGAATTGGAAAGTACCTGCTATCCTTTATTATGTCAAAAGAAATCTCAATTCCAGATACAACCTGAACA TCAAGAACCCTATTGAGGCAAGTGTCCTACTGGCCGAAGCCTCCCTGGCACGGAAGCAGCGGAAAACACATACTACCTTTATTCCACTGATGCTGAATGAGATGCCACAGGTTGGGGACCTGGTGGGTCTGGATGCTGAGTTTGTCACTCTTAATGAG GAGGAAGCAGAGTTACGCAGTGATGGTACCAAGTCTACTATTAAACCAAGCCAGATGTCAGTAGCGAGAATTACCTGTGTCCGGGGGCAGGGACCCAATGAGGGTATCCCCTTCATTGATGACTACATCTCTACCCAGGAGCAG GTGGTAGATTACTTGACTCAATACTCGGGGATAAAGCCTGGAGACCTTGATGCCAAAATTTCCTCCAAGCACCTCACAACTCTGAAGTCTACTTACTTAAAGCTTCGTTTTCTCATCGACATTGGAGTCAAGTTTGTGGGCCATGGCCTGCAGAAGGACTTCCGGGTCATCAACCTCATG GTGCCCAAGGACCAAGTCCTTGACACTGTCTACCTGTTCCACATGCCCCGAAAACGAATGATTTCTTTGCGATTCCTTGCTTGGTACTTTCTGG ATGCAGCTGTCTTCTCCTCAGTGCTGGCGCTCTGA